From a region of the Candidatus Neomarinimicrobiota bacterium genome:
- a CDS encoding peptide chain release factor 2, with amino-acid sequence MFDLDALQSNLKKHRELSLKTDFWSNNAKASGTLKQISRIEKEIELWQNLNLLNDDIEVLFEFGDAGESTSEEVSAELKKFTTRVDDLELRLLLSGEQDDKDAIVTIHPGAGGTESQDWADMLYRMYTRWIEKKDFSKNVLSYQTGDEAGIKDVTFEVKGDFAYGLLKSEAGIHRLVRISPFDSNHKRHTSFASVFVYPSIDEEIEIDIDPNELRIDTYRASGAGGQHVNRTDSAVRITHVPTGIVATCQNERSQHKNKSQAMKVLKSRLYQLELEKEKEAMKELEGEKKDIGWGSQIRSYVFHPYMMVKDHRTKEETGNAQAVMDGDLDRFMRTFLMSEVSEHQKKLTG; translated from the coding sequence ATCTTTGACTTGGATGCTTTGCAGTCGAATTTAAAAAAACACCGTGAATTATCTCTTAAAACGGATTTTTGGTCAAATAATGCCAAAGCTTCCGGTACACTAAAACAAATATCCCGAATTGAAAAAGAAATTGAACTTTGGCAAAACCTGAATCTATTGAATGATGATATTGAAGTCTTGTTCGAATTTGGAGATGCAGGTGAATCAACATCTGAAGAAGTGAGCGCAGAACTCAAAAAATTTACTACCCGCGTAGACGATCTTGAACTAAGACTGTTGCTTAGCGGCGAGCAGGATGATAAAGATGCCATTGTTACCATTCATCCCGGTGCCGGCGGAACAGAAAGTCAGGATTGGGCTGACATGCTTTACAGAATGTACACGCGGTGGATTGAGAAAAAAGACTTCTCCAAAAATGTCTTGAGTTATCAAACAGGTGACGAAGCAGGTATTAAGGATGTAACATTTGAAGTTAAAGGTGATTTTGCGTATGGGTTACTTAAATCCGAAGCAGGGATTCACCGCCTTGTTCGTATTTCACCCTTTGATTCGAATCATAAACGACATACATCATTTGCATCGGTATTTGTGTATCCATCTATAGATGAAGAAATTGAAATTGACATTGATCCAAACGAACTCCGGATCGACACGTATCGTGCCAGCGGCGCGGGCGGACAACATGTAAATAGGACGGATTCCGCTGTCAGGATTACACATGTGCCAACCGGCATCGTGGCTACGTGCCAAAATGAACGATCTCAGCATAAAAATAAATCGCAGGCGATGAAAGTGTTGAAGTCACGATTGTACCAACTTGAATTGGAAAAAGAAAAAGAAGCAATGAAGGAATTGGAAGGCGAGAAAAAAGATATTGGCTGGGGAAGCCAAATCAGGTCGTACGTATTTCATCCTTATATGATGGTAAAGGATCATCGAACTAAGGAAGAAACTGGGAATGCGCAGGCTGTTATGGACGGCGACCTTGACCGATTTATGAGAACATTTTTAATGAGTGAAGTTTCAGAACATCAGAAAAAATTAACGGGATAA
- a CDS encoding TIGR00159 family protein, with product MIEIFNIGFLSVTFMDVIDLALVSWLFYKVYLYFHGTRAGQMLVGLIILLIISFLFNAFGLSASSWLVNQFQTVWVVAFVILFQPELRRLLIYVGQTRFFQKIFRVGSSRTIESLVEASQSLMKKGWGALIVVQRETGLRTYKEAGTPLKAEVSAPLLVSIFNPTSPLHDGAIILQNNIIEAASCILPLTESKMIDPEMGTRHRAALGLSEETDAIVIVVSEEKKNVTVAEEGRFVKLNMNEMDFRKYLNERLFISSGD from the coding sequence ATGATAGAAATATTTAACATCGGTTTTTTATCAGTCACATTTATGGATGTGATTGACCTTGCGCTCGTTAGCTGGCTTTTTTACAAAGTGTACCTATATTTTCACGGGACTCGTGCAGGTCAGATGCTGGTAGGTTTGATTATTTTGCTTATCATATCGTTTTTGTTTAATGCATTTGGATTAAGCGCATCATCATGGCTTGTTAATCAATTTCAAACAGTTTGGGTAGTTGCGTTTGTAATATTGTTCCAGCCGGAGTTACGGCGGCTTCTTATTTATGTAGGTCAAACTCGGTTTTTTCAGAAAATTTTCCGCGTAGGGTCAAGTCGTACCATTGAATCTCTTGTTGAGGCATCTCAGTCCCTTATGAAAAAGGGTTGGGGCGCCCTCATTGTGGTTCAGCGAGAAACCGGGCTCAGAACCTATAAAGAAGCGGGTACTCCGTTGAAAGCAGAAGTATCTGCACCGTTGCTTGTTTCCATTTTTAATCCCACTTCACCGCTTCACGATGGTGCGATCATTCTTCAAAATAATATAATCGAAGCTGCCTCCTGTATTTTACCGCTTACCGAAAGTAAAATGATTGATCCGGAAATGGGAACACGTCACCGTGCCGCCCTTGGACTAAGTGAAGAAACAGACGCAATAGTGATTGTTGTATCCGAAGAAAAGAAAAATGTGACTGTTGCCGAAGAAGGCCGATTCGTAAAACTTAATATGAATGAAATGGATTTCCGGAAATACCTAAATGAACGCCTGTTCATTTCGTCCGGTGATTGA